A window of Pedococcus aerophilus contains these coding sequences:
- a CDS encoding GntR family transcriptional regulator encodes MNQPRRQSGIVSLLVREGAYATGPQVLSELRRVIASGAVPPGSPIPLDDVAAFFGVSLIPVREALKTLLGEGLLEHQPRLGYTVTDLSAAELDELYVVRGALEAAALDAAALQSTPVDHARASAIHAQLVRAVADGDAAGFQRASREFHEALLAPCRMPRLLHMLDIAWNLTEPVQTMMRVTEDEREEMRVDHQAMLDAFVARDAAGLREASSAHHERLTACISRLGDQG; translated from the coding sequence GTGAACCAGCCACGACGGCAGTCGGGCATCGTCAGCCTGCTCGTGCGCGAGGGGGCCTACGCGACCGGTCCGCAGGTCCTGTCCGAGCTGCGCCGGGTCATCGCCTCCGGTGCCGTACCGCCGGGGAGCCCGATCCCTCTCGACGACGTCGCCGCCTTCTTCGGGGTGTCGCTCATCCCGGTGCGCGAGGCGCTCAAGACGCTCCTGGGTGAAGGCCTGCTCGAGCACCAGCCGCGGCTCGGCTACACCGTCACCGACCTCTCGGCGGCCGAGCTCGACGAGCTCTACGTCGTCAGGGGTGCCCTCGAGGCGGCAGCCCTCGATGCCGCTGCGCTGCAGTCGACCCCGGTCGACCACGCCCGCGCGAGCGCCATCCACGCGCAGCTCGTGCGGGCCGTGGCCGACGGCGACGCCGCCGGCTTCCAGCGGGCCAGCCGTGAGTTCCACGAGGCCCTGCTGGCCCCGTGCCGGATGCCGCGGCTGCTGCACATGCTCGACATCGCCTGGAACCTCACCGAGCCGGTCCAGACGATGATGCGTGTCACCGAGGACGAGCGCGAGGAGATGCGCGTCGACCACCAGGCGATGCTCGACGCGTTCGTCGCCCGGGACGCCGCCGGGCTGCGGGAGGCCAGCAGCGCGCACCACGAGCGACTCACCGCCTGCATCTCGCGGCTCGGCGACCAGGGCTGA